The Paenibacillus dendritiformis region ATATTCGAGCTGGAAGCGCTCCGGCAGCAGGAAGTCCAGTTGCGCGGTGCCCAGCGTCTCTTCCTTGCCCAGCGCCGTCTTGATCTGCACGTCCACCTTCGGACCGTAGAATGCGGCTTCCCCTTCGGCCTCGAAGAACGGAAGGCCCAGCTCTTCGACCACTTCGCGGAGCATGCGCTGGGACATTTCCCACATCGCATCGTCCGGGAAATACTTTTCGGTATCCTGCGGATCCCGGTAGGACAAGCGGAAGCGGTACTCCTTGATGCCGAAGTCATCGTATACTTTGCGCAGCAGCGTAATGACGCGCGCGAACTCTTCCTTGATCTGATCCGGACGGCAGAAAATATGAGCGTCGTTCAACGTCATCGCCCGCACGCGGTGGAGCCCCGTCAAGGCGCCGGACATCTCGTAGCGGTGCATCATGCCGAGCTCCGCAATCCGGACCGGCAAGTCGCGGTAGCTGCGCATCTCGCTCTTGTACACCATCATATGATGCGGGCAGTTCATCGGACGAAGCACGAGCTCCTCATTGTCCATCTCCATCTTCGGGAACATATCTTCCTGGTAGTGCTCCCAGTGGCCCGACGTCTTGTACAGCTCGACGTTAGCCAACACCGGCGTATAGACGTGGCTGTAGCCGAGGCGCTCCTCCATATCGACGATATAGCGCTCCAATGTACGGCGCAGCGTCGCCCCGTTCGGCAGCCAGATCGGCAGACCCTGGCCGACTTCGCGGGAGAAGGTGAACATTTTCAGTTCCTTGCCCAGCTTGCGGTGATCCCGTTTTTTCGCTTCCTCCAGGAAATGCAAGTATTCATCCAACTGCGCCTTCTTCGCGAAGGCGGTGCCGTAAATCCGCTGCAGCATCTGGTTGTCCGAATTGCCGCGCCAATAAGCGCCGGCAAGGCTGAGCAGCTTGAACACCTTGATCTTGCCGGTCGACGGAACATGCGGGCCGCGGCACAGATCGAAGAACTCGCCCTGATCATAGATCGTGATCACCGAATCCTCCGGCAGATCGCGAATCAGATCGAGCTTCAGCTCGTCGCCAATGTCCTGATAGATCGCCAACGCCTCTTCCCGGGAGACGACACGGCGCGTAATCGGCAGATTCTCCCCGATAATCCGCTCCATTTCCTTCTCAATCTTCGGCAGATCTTCCGGCGTCAACGAAATATCGAGATCGATATCATAATAAAACCCGTCCTCGATGACCGGACCGATGCCCAGCTGCACATGCGCATCCTTGTACAGACGCTTAATCGCCTGCGCCATCAGATGGGCGGTGCTGTGGCGCATCACTTCCAGCCCTTCCTCCGAATCCGCCGTCACAATCGCCACCTCGGCGTCTTGCTCAATCGGCGTCGCCAGATCGACCAGTTTGCCGCCCAACTTGCCGGCCAGCGCGTTCTTCTTCAAGCCGCTGCTGATGGAACCGGCGACTTCCTCCAATGTTGTGCCCTGCGCATACTCCCGTACGGCGCCGTCGGGCAGAGTTACTTTGACCATAGACATGATGCTGGACCTCCTCATTTCAGCTGTTGCGCTGCGATATCCGTACGCGACATCTGTGCAGCCACCGCGAAAGCCCGCGAATAACAAAAAAACACCCGTCCCTGGCAAGGGACGAGTGTTCATATACGCAGTTAACCCGTGGTTCCACCCTCATTCAACCGGATGTACTTGTACCCTCGCAACACCGCATAGCGCGATTCCTGCGATTGTTCTTACCGGTTCTTGAGCATTCGGTAACGGGAATGAATCGTTGAGCGATACTGCCCGGCAGAGCCGCATGTCCGGCTTCCGGGGTTCCCGCCCAATGCTCCGAAGGGGTCAATATGCGCGGCCACCGAAGGGACTTGCAGCCAAGGTCCCTCTCTCTGGGCGGTTCCATCTCGCCATTGTTGTCTTCGTCACAGCATGTTGCATCGCGACTGATATCGCATTTTTGATTATGCCATATTATATGGCATTTTCGGCAGGAGGTCAAGCACAGAGGCCCCGCCTGTCAATAGTCAGGCGCCGTCTCCTGCTTCTGCCAGAGCATCGATTGACAGGCGTTGCAGCGGACGCAGACATGGACCCGCGATTCGAAAATTTGCTGAATCGTCTTGATGACCTGCGAATCCGGCTCCCGGGTATGAATGACGATATTTTGCGGAGAGACATTGATGAGCGTGCTCACAATCATGTCCTCCATTTCCATATCGCAATCGACCATTTCCACAAAAATGCCGTCCATGACATGCTTCGGCTCCAACGGCTGCAGATCCTCATCCAGCAAGGTAAAATCATGGCCTCCGCTATGCATCAGATGCGCCAGCGGCACCTTCGTTTCCTGAATATAGACAAAATATTTCAACAGCGCGATAAATTCCTGGTATTGCCGTTCGAGCACAAATTCATCCACGGCATAATCGACGACTTCCTGGAGCTCGGCCATATAAGGCTGCAGCCGGAAGCGGATGAACCCGTCCAGATGAAGAGAGGTCTGCTCCTCCAAATAGCTGCGGATAGCGCGCATCACCTTCTTTTTGCGGCGCCGCCGCGCTTCCTGGCCACCGGTATCGTCACCGCCGCTCAATAGCAGCAGACAATAATCTTCAATTTTGACGCATTCCTCCGGCTCATAGCTCGTATATTTTTGAATCAAGGCGCGCAGAAGCTGCTCTTCTTTGGCAGACAGAATGAATTCGGCCAAGGCGCGGGCACTTCGATTCCATACTTCGGCGCCATGGCGCGCCAGTTGAAAATCAGGCAGCACTCCGCTGCATGCAATGGAGCTCAGCTGTTCACCGAACGTGACATCCAATTGGATAACCGTCTGTTCTTTATGTAAATCACCCAGCTCCTGCTGCAGCAATTTGCTTAAAGACAAAACCTCTTCCCGTGACGCATTCGGAAGCGTTAATGTGAACAGTTCCATACGCCCACTCCTTTCTGTTCCTTATTAAGTATATGGGGCTGAAGAAACAGATATACGAAGCGGGTTCTGGAAATGAAGGCGAACCTGACAAGCTGTGGGACAAACAGTCAGGCAAGCTGGTGGAAGGTACGTCAGACAAGGTGCGGGCCATGGCTGTGAGGTGCAAAAACGGTGCCGCGACCCGTCAGAAAAGCTCGCTTGGCATGGCGAATTCAGGTATTGCGTGTATGGCCATACGTATGATGATTTATGTGGTGAAATGTGTATGTAGTTATACGTACGGTGATTCCTGCGTGATTCGTTCGGTGTTCAGTGTTTCGTAGGATGTGCGTGCAGGGGATACGTGCAGGGAACGTGCAGGGAACGTGCAGGGAACGGGCAGGGAACGGGCAGTGCAGTGAAAAGTGCTGCGGTGAAGAGGGGCCGGTGAATGGGGGCCGGTGAATGGGGCGGCCTTGGCTCAAAATTGCTGCAAATAGACAGTTTTCGGCTTGGCGGGGCTTCCCGAAATAAAAATTCCTGCGTAAATGCAGGAATTTTCACCATTTTCTACTTATTAGAGGTGAAACCGGCGAAATCCTGCACTTTTGCATCAATTTCCCAAATTCCGCCTGTGAGAAAAAGAAAATACTGCAGTTTTGCAGAATTCTCCACACTCAAGCCCAGTCACTCTCCCGTACATAACCGGGATATTCTCCCTGCGCATATCGCGCGTACTCTCCCCGTCATACCGCGAGTCCTCTCCCCTCGCATCCATGTGCAAAAAACCATATTATACATACAAGAGATGGAGTAAAAAGTTACAAAATGGGAGCAGAAAGTGTACGCTGCTTCTCCATCCATATTGTCGCGTAATCTACAATATCTCGAACAGGAAGGAGCAAGGCAGTTGCATTCGCAACCTGTCCGACTCGGACATGATTCGTATCCCGCGCAAAATCTGCTCCAATCGCATCGAAATCGCTTGAATCTAAATCCACTTCCTTGTATTCAACCCAAGCTTTATTATTGCCTTGCATCATGGGAGCTTTCGCAATCATCTCCTTCTTACGCTCATAATTGGCCCTATATTCAGCCAAATGAATGGATGTATTATTGCCGTGACCGACCCCCAATAATAATATCCATCCATCCAGTTCATACAGGCGAGCGATCGGCGATTGCTCTCCCAAGCCGTAAGCCAGACTATGATTAACTGTAATATACACTTGATTGGCACCCCAAGCAGCGAAGGAAAGCTGAGGATGATTGCTTCGGATGACGCCTCTTTGCTTACGGAACAGCTCCGGTATAGTCCCCATTTCCGAGCAAGGCGTAAAATCACGATCAAAAGCAGGCATTTGCTCCCGAATATCCTCCCACCAAGATTCTCGCACAGGCGGATTGCACCATGTTGAGGGATCAGACAAGTCCGATGTATGCGTTGGCATGACAAGGGTTCCTTGTTCTCCCAACTGTTCCTCTAAAGCTAATATGACTGACACGGCTCCTCCTACCACCCATCCGCCCAATGATTTCATAGAGGAGTGAAGAATAACATTCATTCCCGATTGTACGCCCAGCTTCTCAAAGTCATTTTTCAATGAAGTCCGTGTTATTAAATCTCCGCTGATTACTTCCATATGTTCATTCCGCCTTATATCCGGTAGTCATCTTCAACAATCTAATCCATAGCTCCCGTCTAAAATTGAAACGTTAATGATTCGCGTAGCCGATTTTCCTATTCATTTCCAAACAGCATTGCATACGAAAATCTTACCATATAAATGAACATTTCTAAACGATTGAAGCACATATTTGAAATAGGGCTTGCTAAGCATTAGCTAGTATATTTTACCGTATTGAAGATGAAGCATTTCGTGTACAGTTATGGGTATGCCTGTATAATAGAAGAAGGAGCGGCCTTTTGCCAGGCTGCTTTTTTGTGCGATCAATGATAACCACACCCTAGAAGGAGGACGCGATGAATATTCTAGTTGTCGATGACGAGCAGAGCATCTTGAACCTCATCCGTCTCAATCTCGAGATTGAAGGCTACACGGTACACACGGCCGCGAGCGGCCAAGCCGCGCACGAACAATGGCAGGCGCAACAGATAGATTTGATTATTCTTGATGTGATGCTTCCCGATACAGATGGGTATCAATTGCTGCGCGAGTTCCGCAGCAGCAACTCAGACGTTCCCGTCATCATGCTTACCGCCAAGGGACAAATTAACGACAAGTTGCTGGGACTGCAATTAGGCGCTGATGATTACCTCGTCAAGCCGTTCCACAGCACGGAGCTGCTGCTCCGAATCAAGGTGATCGAAAGACGGATGAAAAAACAAGAGCAGACGAACTCCGGATCCAGCATCATGCATTGCGGACCTTTTCGAGTCGATCCGGAAAAGCGCGCGATTGTTGTGAACGGACAGGACATTACGCTAACGTATCGAGAGTATGATCTGCTTCTGCTGTTATTATCCAATAAGCGGCGCATCTTCACTCGCGATGATCTCCTTATGAAGGTGTGGAAGCTTGATTATCCGGAAAATACGAGAGCAGTCGATATTATGATACAGCGCCTCCGCAAAAAGCTAGGAAAAGAAGGAGAGCGAATCAAAACCATTTACGGCGTCGGATACAAAATAGATTGTTGATTTGCACGGCATTTTGAACAAGGTGGATAACCCATGACTTTACAGAAACGCTTTCACTTGGCACTTCTTGCCCTATTCATTCCTGTCATGCTTTTTCTCTATATCGTGCTTGATATTTCTTTGCAGAATAATGTTTATCAATCCGCGGTCAATTCGCTGCAAAAGCTAAGCGTAGAAGCTCAGATCTACACGATTAATTATGTGGAGCGCGAACAAAAAGGAAAACCAGACTTCACGCTTCAAAAAGGCGCGCCGCTTATTGCCTCATATCTGTCCAAGCGCATGGGCGTTCGCGTACAGCTCATTAACGCGCATCATCTCGTCCTGGCCGATACCGAGCGTGGAGCGCTGTCTTATGTGAATCAGGATATGGAACAAGCGATGCATGGCAGTAAGTCCTATATGATTCAAAAGGCCTCTCCCTCTCCATTGCTGTTGTTCTCCAGCCCAATCTACGTCGACAATCAAGTTATCGGATTAATTCGATTCCTCCAGCCCTTGGAGAATGAATCACAGCTGCTCAAGCGAATGAAGGTCACCTTCGCGGTTGCTTGCTTGCTTCTTCTCGCTGCCGCCGTGTTGATTGCGAATCGCTTCGCCAAATCGCTGAGCAAACCGATCGAGCAGCTTCGAGATATGGCGAAGAAGCTCGCCAACGGCCACTACGGCAGCCGTATCGAACTAAGCGGTTATGAGGAAATAAGTCAGCTGGCGCATTCCTTGCATGCAATGGCCGATGCAATCGAGCTGCACATCAAGCAGCTAAGCCGGGAGAAGGACAAGCAGCGCGATTTCCTGGATCGAGTCACCCATGAGCTAAAGACGCCTCTGACCGCGATTATGGGATATTCGAACCTAATTCCACGTCTGAAGGATCCGGAGGATGTTCAAGAAAGCCTGCGCCATATCTCCGTGGAAAGCGAGCGCATGCTTACACTTGTCGAGGAACTGCTCAGCCAATCCAAGTATGGAGACAGCCCGTTCTCGGTATCTCCAACCATATGCGATATCGCGGCGATTGCAAGCGAAGCCATGTATATAATGCAGCCACGACTCGACAAATATCAGATTCGGCTGCACAACGAGCTAGTAACTACGATAGTTGTCGCAGATCCGGATAAGACGAAGCAAATTTTCCTGAACCTGCTCGATAATGCAATCAAATATAGCGATGCATCCGAGCTAGTGATTCAACAGACATCAAGCGATAATGCAGAGCGAATTACGATCCGGGACGATGGAATCGGCATAAGCCATTCCCTCATTGCACGGTTCGAAAGCTCTTCATCGGACGCAGCCCTGACATCGGCCGCAGGCAATGGCTTCGGATTGCTCATATGCAAGCAACTGATGGCCCTGCAAGGAGGAGAAATGTCCATACAATCCGAGGATGGGATCGGAACGACAATCACGCTCCAATTCCGCTCACCGGCAGCATTGGATACACATCCTCTGCCAACATGCTCGAAATAATACATTTGCGAAACAATTCCGAGGAAATTATGAAATGATGATTGTTTATGCTGAGCAAGGAGAGTAATGCAGAATGAACAAGCTTATATGGAGTGCCTTTCTTTTTACGGGAATCATTCTATTGCTGTCTTTTGCCGGGTTCTTCCTGAATGAGCAGGTCTATCAGAAGGTCGGCATTATCAACGATAAGCATGAAGTATTGCGAAAAGTAAGCGATTCCCTTCCTGTTCAAGCAACAATTTCTCATCAGAAGTGGGGATCTTTGCATGTCAATGACGAGGTAAGTCTGCACGCGTTCGTATCCTATATGGATCGGATCAAGCAGGAGTATGAACCGAAGCTGTCTACTGATACCGACAGTGAACAGGCCATTCTCTCGGGACGCATCCAATATTTGAACGGAAGCGAGCAGACCTTTGAGCTTGGCAGCACCTTTACCCTAGGCAAATGGTCTTACGGCCCAGGACATGAGACTCCTCTGCTGTCTGCCCTGCAGACTCAGCTGCAAAGTCTTTTTTATACGCCCGAGCATTTCGCACAATTCATACGAACTGCAAAGGGGCTCACTTTCCGTTCTGACGGCGTACAAGGAAATTTGCTTGATCATGAAAAGGGTTACTTGGTGTCCAGCATTCAACAAGCATTGGAAATCAAAGATCAGGTCGAAATTAAGCAATTGTTGCTCCGCAAGCAGGAGCCGCTCGGCTCTATTACTGCATACAAGGAGGACAAGGAGCTGAAAAATGACCGCAGCAATATCCTGCATATCGTCGTTTATTCCGGCTATGTCGTCATGCAATATATGGGCGATGACAACGGAAATTCGATCTATTTGCAGACAGGCTTGGAGAAACTGCTGCTTCATGGAAAGAACGAAAAGGCGGATATAAGATGACACGATTACTCTACCTTTTACTATTCGTCTGTCTAGTTACGCAGGCAGGCTGTTCCAATGATCATCATGCCATTACTGTGGATGAGCAAGGTATGCCCGACATGAAAGGGCGCCATCTGGTTGCATACGTGGCCGCTCGTGAAGAAGTCGGCAGTGCCCTGCTGTCGTCCTTCTGTCAACAAACAGGATGTACGTACGAATACATCCGGCTGTCGACAGAGGAGATATTGCGCCGCGTGTCTCAGGAATCAACGAAGCCGCAAGCGGATCTCGTCATTGGGGGAACGATCGATGCGCACATGACGATGAAGGAAGAGGATCTATCCTCCCCGATTCGCAGCGCAAATATGGATCTTATCCCTTTCCCGTTCAAGGATGAGGACGGGTATTGGGCTGGTTACGAGGTTGAGCAGTTATCCATTGCGGTTAATCGCGAACGCTGGGATCAAGAATTTGCGCCGCTCGGGTTGAAGTTCCCCAAGACGTGGGAAGAACTGCTTGATCCTGCATATCGTGGCAAGATCGTCATGCCAGATCCGAATTATTCAGGAACCGCGTACACGTTTATCGCCTCGTTATACGATGCATGGGGCGAGCAGAGAACTTCCGATTATTTGCGACAGTTGAATCGCAATATCGGTCTGCTTACTGTAAACGGCTTCATGCCGGCACAATACGTCAGCTCGGGCGAGTATGCAATCGGTATCAACTTTCTGGGAGATCAGCGCAAGCTGCGCGAGGCCGGGTTCGATATCGTGAGCAGCGTTCCGATAAAAACGAGCCTATTCGTCAATGGCATATCGAAAATCCGGAACGGGCCCAATGAGGCCGCTGCAGACTGGTTCATCAATTACTGCTTGTCACAAGAGGCTGCGGCTGTCTTGGAACGAGTGTCTTACGGCACCCCGACCGTTCACGAGAATAAGCAGGATGTAGAGAAGTCTGCTGTCTTGCCTGTACACAGTTCCATGCGTAGGCATGAACAAATCCTAGACCTTTGGAACAGAATGCGTGCGGACAAAAAAGGTCAAGGAGAATGAAGAATGTTTGGTTGGTTGAAAAAAGCTCCCGCCATACCTCGATTGCCGGAGCACATGATCGCGAAGATGTACCGAATTTTCCGTATGCGTACCATAATCGGCATTTTTATCGGTTACGCAGGCTACTACTTAGTACGCAGCAACTTTACGTTGTCCACACCCTATTTGAAGAGTGAGTTCGGGTTCAGCCCTTCTCAAATCGGTATGTTGAGCGCGGCACTTGCCGTTACCTACGGTATAAGCAAATTCTTCATGGGGAATTTGGCGGATAAAGCCCATACGCAGCGATTTATCGCTGTTGGTTTGTTCTTGTCTGCCGTAGTTAACCTTATCTTAGGATCTACTTCCTCGTTCGGTCTCATCTTCATGATGCTTGTCGTGAACGGGGTGTTTCAAGGCATGGGCGCTCCTCCTTGCAGTATCGTACTGGCGAACTGGTTCTCGAAGAAAGAGCGCGGTACGTATATGGGAATCTGGAATACGTCCCATAATATCGGCGGAGGCATTATCGCCCCAATCGTAGGCGTAGCCATAGGTATTCTCGGTTCTGCCTATTGGCAGACAGGAATTTTCGTAGTCCCGTCCATTCTCGCGATGATTATCGCCGTTTTCGTATGGTTCTGCGGCAAGGATACTCCGCAATCGGTTGGTCTGCCGCCAATCGATGAATATCGCAACGATTATGACGATGTGGAACGCAATCCAGACGGCGACAAGCTGTCCATGAAAGAAATCTTGATCAAATATGTACTTAAAAACAAATTCATCTGGTACCTGTGCTTGGCGAACGTATTCGTGTACTTCATTCGCTTCGGCGTCTTGAACTGGGTACCATTATACTTGACGGAAGAAAAAGGCTTCACGCAATCGCAATATCACATTGCATTTGCTGTATTCGAATGGGCAGCCATTCTGAGCTCGCTCGTCGTCGGCGTGCTTAGCGACAAGTTGTTCAAGGGCAACCGGATGCCGCTCTGTATTATCAGCATGATCGGGGTCGTGTTGGCTACGCTTGTGTACTGGCAGTCTTCGAGCGTCCTCGTAATTACTATCGCCGTATCCATTATCGGCTGTCTCATCTATGTGCCGCAGTTCTTGATTGGCCTTAGCGCAATCGACTTCGTACCGAAGTTCGCTGTAGGTACAACTGTTGGTTTGACTGGTTTGTTCGCTTACTTGTTCGGTAACTTGACTGCAAGCGCACTTGTTGGATTCATCGTCGAATCCTCCGGTTGGAACGGTTGCTTCCTGTTGCTTCTCGTGAGTGGCGTACTGGCAACACTCTTCCTGACGATGATTCAGGTCGGTCGCAAGAAGAAGCTGGCTAACGCGGCGAACCAAGCGTAAGTCATAGCAGGATATAAATTATAAAAATAACCCTCTGATGTCACGCTACCAGGGCTGGGCATCAGAGGGTTTGCTTTTTATCGTGTGAGATGGAGCTTCAGGGACAAGAGCAAAAACATTAGTCATACCCGTTCATTTAGTTATGGGTTCTGAGAACATGTGCTAACGCCCCATTCGTAATGTAATACATATCGTACTGCTATCACTTTTGTCATGCCCCGGCTATATCCCAGATCTGATTAATTAGGCATATACCTTTGAAAGGAGTACACTTTCTTTTCTTTGCTGGGAGGATCAACGATGTCCTGGATGCTTTCACGTTGGTATGCGGTGGACGACCGTACGAGGACCCAAAAAGGGCTGTCTCCCGTAGAGACAACCCTTTACTCGGAAAAATTCGATTGTCAGTCAAGTAAGCTTCCCATTGTAAACACCAACCCTAAAAATAGCAAAAAGAGCATATTCCCATCAAGCTAACGCAAAGAATATAGAGGCGGGAAAAACGGCGGCAGGACGAGCTGAGGAAGATGGTTGAGGCACCGAATCCTGCATCTGAGCAAGATTTTATGCTATTTCAGCCATTATCTGATGCAAATCCCGTAAAAGTACATCCTTTTCGCCGATTTTTGCTTCCCCCCATAGGCACGGAAGAAAATCCTGCCGTCTTTTACGGGATCCAAGAGACCGCGTCGGATCCTGGGGGCATCATCGTCTTCTGGAGGCATCGTTGCCTTCTGAGGCTTGAACGTTTGGAGGGAATTGCTGCTATTTTACAGGAATTTCGGCTCAATGAGTCCTCATCCCGAGGAATTGCTGCATATCTACATCATTTTAGGCCCTTTCGCTCCAAGTCGAAGCGAAACGGGTGAAATTCCTGCAGTTTTGCAGGATTCACTTTCTGGTGAAGTCGTCCATATCGAATTGCTGTATTTGCGCAGCATTTCTCCTACCGGATAAACGTGTCTGGACAAATCGTGTAGTTTTGCGGGTTTCGCCTACCGGAATAGACGTGTCTAGGGAAATTGTGCAGTTTTAGGCTGTTGGAAACCCCTTTTTTACGAAGGCGTGGAGATTGTCCATTTTCCTAATCAAAACTTAGCACACAGAGCGTTTTAAAAATTTTTTCTACTGAGTGACGAGTCCAAATGAAGTCCCAAAAAATTTATAAATTCTATAATATTAAAAAAAGACACCGCACAAGCGATGCCCTATAAAATAACGCAATCAAGCGCATCCTAAACAATAATTAAGATGTCCGCCGTCCGGCAGAATTAATTCTGCATGACGAAGTCGCGATCCACCTTCACGTTCTCGTCGTCGAACACCTTCAAAATATTGTACTTCGTGTCCCGCTGCGCCGGTACTTTGCCGGCCTCGCGGATAAGCTGCAGCGTGCTGCTGATATTGACCTTATGCGTCGTGCCTGCCGCGGAGACGACATTTTC contains the following coding sequences:
- a CDS encoding ABC transporter substrate-binding protein → MTRLLYLLLFVCLVTQAGCSNDHHAITVDEQGMPDMKGRHLVAYVAAREEVGSALLSSFCQQTGCTYEYIRLSTEEILRRVSQESTKPQADLVIGGTIDAHMTMKEEDLSSPIRSANMDLIPFPFKDEDGYWAGYEVEQLSIAVNRERWDQEFAPLGLKFPKTWEELLDPAYRGKIVMPDPNYSGTAYTFIASLYDAWGEQRTSDYLRQLNRNIGLLTVNGFMPAQYVSSGEYAIGINFLGDQRKLREAGFDIVSSVPIKTSLFVNGISKIRNGPNEAAADWFINYCLSQEAAAVLERVSYGTPTVHENKQDVEKSAVLPVHSSMRRHEQILDLWNRMRADKKGQGE
- a CDS encoding aminoglycoside N(3)-acetyltransferase, producing the protein MEVISGDLITRTSLKNDFEKLGVQSGMNVILHSSMKSLGGWVVGGAVSVILALEEQLGEQGTLVMPTHTSDLSDPSTWCNPPVRESWWEDIREQMPAFDRDFTPCSEMGTIPELFRKQRGVIRSNHPQLSFAAWGANQVYITVNHSLAYGLGEQSPIARLYELDGWILLLGVGHGNNTSIHLAEYRANYERKKEMIAKAPMMQGNNKAWVEYKEVDLDSSDFDAIGADFARDTNHVRVGQVANATALLLPVRDIVDYATIWMEKQRTLSAPIL
- the thrS gene encoding threonine--tRNA ligase, with protein sequence MSMVKVTLPDGAVREYAQGTTLEEVAGSISSGLKKNALAGKLGGKLVDLATPIEQDAEVAIVTADSEEGLEVMRHSTAHLMAQAIKRLYKDAHVQLGIGPVIEDGFYYDIDLDISLTPEDLPKIEKEMERIIGENLPITRRVVSREEALAIYQDIGDELKLDLIRDLPEDSVITIYDQGEFFDLCRGPHVPSTGKIKVFKLLSLAGAYWRGNSDNQMLQRIYGTAFAKKAQLDEYLHFLEEAKKRDHRKLGKELKMFTFSREVGQGLPIWLPNGATLRRTLERYIVDMEERLGYSHVYTPVLANVELYKTSGHWEHYQEDMFPKMEMDNEELVLRPMNCPHHMMVYKSEMRSYRDLPVRIAELGMMHRYEMSGALTGLHRVRAMTLNDAHIFCRPDQIKEEFARVITLLRKVYDDFGIKEYRFRLSYRDPQDTEKYFPDDAMWEMSQRMLREVVEELGLPFFEAEGEAAFYGPKVDVQIKTALGKEETLGTAQLDFLLPERFQLEYVGDDGQKHRPVVIHRGIISTMERMTAFLLENFAGALPLWLSPVQAKVIPVSPTYEAYAKEVTEKLLDAGIRAEADVRNEKLGYKIREAQLEKMPYMLVVGENEKNEGAVSVRKRGEGDLGMKPLAELIGLMQEEIRTRHIAQPKEQ
- a CDS encoding DUF3919 family protein, yielding MNKLIWSAFLFTGIILLLSFAGFFLNEQVYQKVGIINDKHEVLRKVSDSLPVQATISHQKWGSLHVNDEVSLHAFVSYMDRIKQEYEPKLSTDTDSEQAILSGRIQYLNGSEQTFELGSTFTLGKWSYGPGHETPLLSALQTQLQSLFYTPEHFAQFIRTAKGLTFRSDGVQGNLLDHEKGYLVSSIQQALEIKDQVEIKQLLLRKQEPLGSITAYKEDKELKNDRSNILHIVVYSGYVVMQYMGDDNGNSIYLQTGLEKLLLHGKNEKADIR
- the ytxC gene encoding putative sporulation protein YtxC, producing the protein MELFTLTLPNASREEVLSLSKLLQQELGDLHKEQTVIQLDVTFGEQLSSIACSGVLPDFQLARHGAEVWNRSARALAEFILSAKEEQLLRALIQKYTSYEPEECVKIEDYCLLLLSGGDDTGGQEARRRRKKKVMRAIRSYLEEQTSLHLDGFIRFRLQPYMAELQEVVDYAVDEFVLERQYQEFIALLKYFVYIQETKVPLAHLMHSGGHDFTLLDEDLQPLEPKHVMDGIFVEMVDCDMEMEDMIVSTLINVSPQNIVIHTREPDSQVIKTIQQIFESRVHVCVRCNACQSMLWQKQETAPDY
- a CDS encoding response regulator transcription factor, with translation MNILVVDDEQSILNLIRLNLEIEGYTVHTAASGQAAHEQWQAQQIDLIILDVMLPDTDGYQLLREFRSSNSDVPVIMLTAKGQINDKLLGLQLGADDYLVKPFHSTELLLRIKVIERRMKKQEQTNSGSSIMHCGPFRVDPEKRAIVVNGQDITLTYREYDLLLLLLSNKRRIFTRDDLLMKVWKLDYPENTRAVDIMIQRLRKKLGKEGERIKTIYGVGYKIDC
- a CDS encoding MFS transporter, with the translated sequence MFGWLKKAPAIPRLPEHMIAKMYRIFRMRTIIGIFIGYAGYYLVRSNFTLSTPYLKSEFGFSPSQIGMLSAALAVTYGISKFFMGNLADKAHTQRFIAVGLFLSAVVNLILGSTSSFGLIFMMLVVNGVFQGMGAPPCSIVLANWFSKKERGTYMGIWNTSHNIGGGIIAPIVGVAIGILGSAYWQTGIFVVPSILAMIIAVFVWFCGKDTPQSVGLPPIDEYRNDYDDVERNPDGDKLSMKEILIKYVLKNKFIWYLCLANVFVYFIRFGVLNWVPLYLTEEKGFTQSQYHIAFAVFEWAAILSSLVVGVLSDKLFKGNRMPLCIISMIGVVLATLVYWQSSSVLVITIAVSIIGCLIYVPQFLIGLSAIDFVPKFAVGTTVGLTGLFAYLFGNLTASALVGFIVESSGWNGCFLLLLVSGVLATLFLTMIQVGRKKKLANAANQA
- a CDS encoding sensor histidine kinase, with product MTLQKRFHLALLALFIPVMLFLYIVLDISLQNNVYQSAVNSLQKLSVEAQIYTINYVEREQKGKPDFTLQKGAPLIASYLSKRMGVRVQLINAHHLVLADTERGALSYVNQDMEQAMHGSKSYMIQKASPSPLLLFSSPIYVDNQVIGLIRFLQPLENESQLLKRMKVTFAVACLLLLAAAVLIANRFAKSLSKPIEQLRDMAKKLANGHYGSRIELSGYEEISQLAHSLHAMADAIELHIKQLSREKDKQRDFLDRVTHELKTPLTAIMGYSNLIPRLKDPEDVQESLRHISVESERMLTLVEELLSQSKYGDSPFSVSPTICDIAAIASEAMYIMQPRLDKYQIRLHNELVTTIVVADPDKTKQIFLNLLDNAIKYSDASELVIQQTSSDNAERITIRDDGIGISHSLIARFESSSSDAALTSAAGNGFGLLICKQLMALQGGEMSIQSEDGIGTTITLQFRSPAALDTHPLPTCSK